A single window of Candoia aspera isolate rCanAsp1 chromosome 3, rCanAsp1.hap2, whole genome shotgun sequence DNA harbors:
- the LOC134494914 gene encoding uncharacterized protein LOC134494914 — protein MFAHCAGILLLVLHTADSQGNKVETVVVPLGGTVNISCKISAEALARTMTWYKEGHSENLCKIDQAAENLKGEEKCSSHLCNLIINNAQRNDSETLKPNHSILVPSFLQDGLLKHDIPLLCFLFNVNPISNFVIWNINGITYQDWMDVDVIDGKEAFNIWSLKLIPPEEWHPGMSYACSYPGNRSDMLQSSQQEVSSNRKHHRYIMAK, from the exons ATGTTTGCCCATTGTGCTGGGATTCTTCTACTTGTCTTGCACA CTGCTGATTCACAGGGGAACAAAGTAGAAACTGTTGTGGTCCCTCTAGGAGGCACAGTAAATATCAGCTGCAAAATTTCAGCTGAAGCTTTAGCACGGACCATGACCTGGTACAAGGAAGGACACAGTGAAAACCTGTGCAAGATTGATCAGGCTGCAGAGAActtgaaaggagaagaaaagtgtTCCTCACACCTGTGTAATCTAATTATCAACAATGCACAAAGGAATGACTCTG AAACTTTGAAGCCAAATCATTCTATCCTTGTGCCATCCTTCTTGCAGGATGGACTTCTGAAGCATGATATCCCTCTGCTCTGCTTCCTTTTCAATGTTAAccctatttcaaattttgtcatttGGAATATTAATGGAATAACGTATCAGGATTGGATGGATGTTGACGTGATAGATGGGAAAGAAGCTTTTAACATTTGGAGCTTGAAACTGATTCCTCCAGAGGAGTGGCACCCAGGAATGTCTTATGCTTGTTCATACCCAGGAAACAGAAGTGATATGCTGCAGTCTTCACAACAGGAAGTGTCCTCAAACAGGAAGCATCACAGGTACATCATGGCAAAATAG
- the LOC134494915 gene encoding uncharacterized protein LOC134494915: MLFTKYLVLFSIVYKAQNYQFLFVDVGEKATIVCNFSKNITDNVRTFLWYKRGENKLIPLTDSCEFGETNVKFNCKTEAQELTLEIFNTKVEDTGLYLCADKSQSYFSLNFANAFSLIVGDSYTSSSWMMILQPPAQDPPFQSMQSGSHLACVVHGVFNWVQISWNTSQVLQDRRTLLMKNHSGSLTFVSVLYIPENSAIKGEEFICKVKFNSSGTPMNLSTTLYAETRTFHRNDCRHYTIPLAVIGILAFLLLILFWLWIQCCPSRLGFQRNDSMPPALETSQEDICYAQLAFLSNNEDGKKMRQTSQQADAKI, encoded by the exons ATGCTGTTCACCAAATACCTGGTCCTGTTCTCCATTG TATACAAAGCCCAGAACTATCAGTTCCTATTTGTGGATGTTGGGGAAAAAGCAACAATTGTGTGCAATTTTTCAAAAAACATTACCGACAATGTACGCACCTTTCTTTGGTATAAAAGAGGAGAGAATAAGCTAATACCTTTAACTGACAGTTGTGAGTTTGGTGAAACCAATGTGAAATTTAACTGCAAGACTGAAGCCCAAGAGTTGACACTAGAAATCTTCAACACGAAAGTGGAGGACACTGGCTTATATCTGTGTGCGGACAAATCCCAAAGTTACTTTTCCTTAAACTTTGCCAATGCATTCTCTTTGATTGTGGGGG acagTTATACCTCAAGTAGCTGGATGATGATTTTACAACCTCCCGCACAAGATCCACCTTTCCAGTCAATGCAGAGTGGCAGCCATCTGGCTTGTGTGGTCCATGGAGTTTTCAACTGGGTCCAGATATCCTGGAATACCTCTCAAGTTCTCCAAGACAGACGAACTCTTTTAATGAAAAACCACAGTGGCTCCTTAACATTTGTCAGCGTCCTTTATATCCCTGAGAATTCTGCCATCAAAGGGGAGGAATTCATCTGCAAAGTCAAATTCAATTCATCTGGCACCCCCATGAATCTGAGCACCACATTGTATGCAG AAACAAGGACTTTCCACAGAAATGATTGTCGACATTACACAATACCTTTGGCAGTCATAGGAATACTGGCATTTCTGCTGCTTATCCTGTTCTGGCTTTGGATTCAATGCTGTCCTTCTAGGCTTG GATTCCAACGCAATGACTCAATGCCACCAGCTTTAGAGACATCACAG GAGGACATTTGCTATGCTCAACTGGCGTTTCTTTCAAATAATGAGGATGGGAAGAAGATGAGACAAACATCTCAACAAGCAGATGCAAAGATCTGA